Within the Nitrospira sp. CR1.1 genome, the region CGACGGTCTTTGTCTGTTTGGATAGCAGCCAAGTGGCCGCTTTTTGCAACGCCGGATGATCCTGCGACATACCTGCCTCGGACAGCGCATTGATGAGCAAGGCGGTGTCCCAGATCGGGGAATGGCAGGGTTGCAGATGCAACGCATCGACGCATTGCCCGCTCTCCATCACGGTATCGTGAATTTCCAGTTCCTCGATCTCCCGCATCGCTTTCATGACCAGAGGATCGTCATTTTTAAACCCCAGGCAATTCAGGGCCATCACCGAATTGGCCATGGCGGGATAAATGGCGCCGAGTCCACCGCTCCCCTTCATATGATCGAGCATCCAGTTCTCGGCGCACTTGAGCGCTTTCTGACGGACCCACTCGACAGGCGAGCGATCGTAGATTTTGAGCAGCGCATCGAGATTGATGAAAAAGTTTCGGGCCGTAAACCAGGTCCGGTCCTTCTTGAAAGGCGGTACCGTGCTGTAATCGATCTCCGCCGGGGGATGCGTATACAGCTCGTCGATACCCTGTTCCGGTGGAACGTAGCACTGGGGCCGTTTGGCGAAAATGATCAACAGCGGAATCAAGACCGCGCGCGACCAGTAGGAAATCGCGTAGATGCTGAAATAGAACCGCTTCGGCAACAGCATGATTTCCGGCGGCATGCTGGGGACGCCGCGCCAATCGTACTGGCCGAACAAGGCCAGGGCGATTTTTGTGAAGACGTTCGCCGCCACCACCCCGCCCTTGTCGAGGATGCAGGTTCGCGCGTTGACCATGAATGGTTCAGCGGCCGAAACGCCGGAAAGCTTCAAGGCAAAGTACGCCTTCACGGAGGCGCTGATATCCGCCGGCCCCCCATGATAAATGGGCCAGCCCCCGCACGGGAGTTGCGCGGACTTCAGATAACGGATGACCTTGCGCTCACGCTCCGGGTCGACGCAGTTCATGAACCGGCGCAACATCAGGTATTCGGAACTCAGCGTCGTATCGGCTTCCAGTTCGGCGACCCAAAAGCCTTCCGCCGCATCCTGCCTGGCCAGAAACCAGGCCTGACTCTTCCGAATCGCCTCTTCCAGAGCTTCTAACTGACCTGTCGTATGTGAAGGAGCCCGCTTGGTGCTCTCACCGGCCGGAGCGTCAGGCTTGCTGGAGACGAGGCGCAGCACCGGAGCGGAGGCAAAATCGCGCGCCGCCCTGATCCGGCTGGGCACCGACACCAGAAGACTATCGGACAGACGATTGAATAGATTCTTGAGAAGTCGCATAGCTTGTTGCCGTGAATCAGACAGAGACGGCGGGATCGATAGTCGAGACGGTTCCATCGATCAAGCAGCGATCATATGAAACCGCGCAGTACCACGCATAATCATTAGCAGGACTGTATAACAAACTGCTGAAAGCCAGTCAAGGGAAGCAGCGCCGATTTGGAGTCTAAGTGCGCGTTTGAACTGAAGACAGAGCGTCTCTAGTTATCCGCAAACCTTCCTCCGTCAGGCCGGCTGAAGGTCGCCGAGCTTGACGGAGATCAAGGTCGACACGCCGGGCTCTTCCATGGTCACGCCGAAGAGCGAATCGGCCATCGCCATCGTGCGCTTGTTGTGCGTGATGACGAGGAATTGTGCCGTCGCCGACAGGCTACGCAGCACCGCCGTGAATCGCCCGATATTTTCTTCATCAAGCGGCGCATCGATTTCGTCCAGGATGCAGAACGGGGTCGGACGGATCAAGAAGCTGGCGATCAGCAATGCCATCGCCGTCAGGGTCTTTTCGCCGCCGGACAGCATCGTAATGCTCTTCAACCGTTTCCCCGGCGGCTGAGCCACGATTTCCACGCCCGGTTCTCGGGCGCCATTGTCCTCCGCACCTTCCTCCAACGGCTCTTCGACCAACTGCAGTTCCGCGCGGCCGCCGGGGAAAAATTGCGCAAACACATCACGAAACTTCTGCTGCAGTTCGTTGAAGGTCTCCACGAACATGTCTTTGGTCGTGCGGTTGATCCGCTGAATAATTTCCTTGAGCGACGCAATGGAGGTGGACAGATCCTGCTCCTGGGTCGTTAGAAACAGATACCGTTCTTCCAGCTCACGATGTTCATCAATCGCCGCCAGATTGATCGCGCCCATGCGGTCCAACCGTTCGCGAATCTTCTGAATCTGTTCCCGCAACTGCGGCGTCTCGAGCAGAGACACGGGTGCGGCCAGCCCTTCCCCTTCCGATAGGGGCTGCTCCTCTGTTGGTGATGCCAGCAGAGTCGCCGGATCGATTTGATAGGTGCCGGCCAGCGTGCTTTCGATGGTGGACAGGTGCGCCTTGACTTCGGCCTTGCGCACCTCGGCCGTCATGCGGCGATCGTGCAACGCCGACAGACTCTGCCGCACCGTGGTGAGGGTTTCCTCCACCGCATGCAATCCGGTCATTTCCTGCGCCTGACGCTCCTGAGCCGCAATGAGTTCCGACTTGATCCCGTCAACCTCGGCGCCGAGTTCGCGGCAGAGCGCCTCCTGCCTGGTCTGCTCTTCCCGGCTGCTCTCCGTCGACTGCGCCAACCCGGTCACCTGCTCTTCAAGGTCGGTCGCCCGTCGCTGCGCGGCGTCCAGCCGTTGCGTGAAACGCGCAATATCGCTGTTGGCATGCTCTCGGCGTCCACGCATGCTTTCGAGCGACAAACGGACTTCGGTCAGCCGCTGCTGAATCGCCAGTCCTTGGCTCTCGATCACCACCAGCCGTTCACGCACCTGAAGCAGCCCGTTTTCCTGCCCGAGTTTTTCCGCTACCCATTGGGCAAGTTGGGCCTGACCGGATTGAAACTGTTCCTGCAACCGCGCCTGTTCAGCTAACCCACGCTGCAGTTCTTCACCCAACATGTCCATGCGCCGGTGCAACTCGCCGCGCTGGCGTTCAATGTTTGCATCGTCTTTTTGCAGCGACAACTCCAACATCTCCGCCTCGCGGATGGCCCTGCCAAGCTGCTGTTCTTCCTCCCGACCCAAGCCCAATGCCGACGCCGCCTCCTCACGCGCAACGCGAGCCAGTTCCAGCGCCTGCACCGCCTCCGTCCGTCGGGCTTCCAACTCCAGCACTTCTCGCCGGCGCTGCAG harbors:
- the shc gene encoding squalene--hopene cyclase; translated protein: MRLLKNLFNRLSDSLLVSVPSRIRAARDFASAPVLRLVSSKPDAPAGESTKRAPSHTTGQLEALEEAIRKSQAWFLARQDAAEGFWVAELEADTTLSSEYLMLRRFMNCVDPERERKVIRYLKSAQLPCGGWPIYHGGPADISASVKAYFALKLSGVSAAEPFMVNARTCILDKGGVVAANVFTKIALALFGQYDWRGVPSMPPEIMLLPKRFYFSIYAISYWSRAVLIPLLIIFAKRPQCYVPPEQGIDELYTHPPAEIDYSTVPPFKKDRTWFTARNFFINLDALLKIYDRSPVEWVRQKALKCAENWMLDHMKGSGGLGAIYPAMANSVMALNCLGFKNDDPLVMKAMREIEELEIHDTVMESGQCVDALHLQPCHSPIWDTALLINALSEAGMSQDHPALQKAATWLLSKQTKTVGDWIISSPGAEPGGWYFQFENELFPDVDDSAVVLMALAKVRLPDEDQQRLAIRRGCRWVTAMQGSDGGWGAYDVDNNRIVFNYIPFADHRALLDPSTADLAGRCLEMLATLGYDWTHPSVASALAFVKNDQEQDGSWYGRWGVNYIYGTWSVLSGLRAIGEDLSSPYIRRAVSWIESKQNPDGGWGESCLSYADVAESGCGESTPSQTAWALLALMAGGVTDSFSLARGIHYLIRNQRKDGSWEEVRHTGTGFPRVFYLRYHWYCQYFPLWALAMYRNLKTRGTTRADELRQLAYQSGQFRSPR